One Rosa chinensis cultivar Old Blush chromosome 5, RchiOBHm-V2, whole genome shotgun sequence genomic region harbors:
- the LOC112164139 gene encoding uncharacterized protein LOC112164139 has product MADPLVARCLYSGKGYMIPLNQCMSYSELYEDIFRTFQFSPTDIVELQYSVPGCEVCFLRNDRDFQMLFCSARIHRLECVDVSVLKTGGGCRRYCSVDSGSEVIDEDDYLGDAFRTEVHKTYLSDEWSSYIHNVGDKFHGAAELREKLRKYAIALGFEFVFLRNDLDRIHAVCANVGTEGCDWHLRAFSSSANGCLYITELNNTHTCKGVVRIQKHKLLGSKVVKTCIAADVSFNLSLKPREIMSKFKSTYGFDISYKVALKAKHRAKEAIYGSDADTFSKLSWYKEAVLQSNPGSSFLLEVEPSSNRFQRLFVAYGGCVEGFQFCLPVLYVDGTFGKSIYKGQILSATGRNGNQGFYPLAICFCDSETDANWTFFFKHLKSLLEPQGRVITFISDRGVGLLSAFDKVFAGNPHLFCYKHLVANLASKYSGKEGIPFQFAVT; this is encoded by the exons ATGGCTGATCCTCTGGTTGCTAGGTGCCTTTACTCTGGCAAAGGATATATGATTCCTTTGAATCAATGCATGAGCTACTCTGAGTTGTATGAAGACATTTTCCGCACATTCCAGTTTTCCCCAACTGATATTGTTGAGCTTCAGTATTCAGTTCCAGGTTGTGAAGTCTGTTTTCTGCGTAATGATCGTGATTTCCAGATGCTGTTTTGCTCTGCCAGAATACATAGGTTAGAGTGTGTTGATGTTTCAGTTTTAAAGACTGGGGGAGGTTGTAGGAGATACTGTTCGGTGGATAGTGGTTCGGAAGTtattgatgaagatgattaTTTGGGTGATGCATTCAGGACTGAAGTTCACAAGACGTATTTATCTGATGAGTGGAGTTCTTATATTCATAATGTCGGGGATAAGTTTCATGGCGCTGCTGAGCTCCGTGAAAAGCTCAGGAAGTATGCAATTGCACTTGGTTTCGAGTTTGTATTCCTGAGAAATGATTTGGACCGTATTCATGCAGTCTGTGCAAATGTTGGAACTGAAGGTTGTGATTGGCATCTTCGTGCATTTTCATCATCTGCCAATGGTTGCCTTTATATCACAGAGTTGAATAATACTCACACTTGCAAGGGTGTAGTTAGGATTCAAAAACACAAGCTTTTGGGATCCAAGGTTGTCAAGACTTGCATTGCTGCAGATGTTAGCTTTAATCTTTCATTGAAGCCAAGGGAGATTATGAGCAAGTTCAAATCAACATATGGGTTTGATATTTCATACAAGGTTgccttgaaagcaaagcatcGTGCCAAGGAAGCGATTTATGGTTCCGATGCAGACACGTTCAGCAAGTTATCTTGGTATAAGGAAGCTGTTTTGCAGAGTAACCCCGGCTCTTCTTTTTTGTTGGAGGTTGAACCATCATCAAATCGTTTTCAGAGGCTTTTCGTAGCTTACGGAGGTTGTGTAGAAGGCTTCCAATTCTGTTTGCCagtgttgtatgttgatggaACGTTTGGTAAAAGCATTTACAAGGGGCAGATTCTGTCTGCAACTGGAAGGAATGGGAATCAAG GTTTCTATCCTCTAGCCATATGTTTTTGTGATTCTGAGACAGATGCAAACTGGACATTCTTTTTCAAGCATTTGAAGAGTCTGCTTGAACCTCAAGGAAGAGTTATCACATTTATTAGTGATCGGGGTGTTGGATTGTTAAGCGCTTTCGATAAGGTATTTGCTGGTAATCCTCATCTGTTTTGTTACAAGCACTTGGTGGCGAACCTTGCTAGTAAATATAGTGGTAAAG AAGGAATACCGTTTCAATTTGCGGTTACTTAG